Part of the Rhodospirillaceae bacterium genome is shown below.
AATGCCGATGGGAATGCCGATAAGACAAGCGATCAGGACCGAAATCCCGCACAAGTAAACAGTAACCATCGATTTTGGCCAGAGCCCGACATAAGCAATGAACAGCGACAGCAGCCCGGTCAACAATGACAACCGCCAGCCGCCCAACTGCCAACCTGCCAATGCCACCAGCCCAACAACCGCGAGCCACGGCAAGCCAAGCAGGAAGCGCTTGAAAGGAATCATCAGGTTCAACAGAAGGAAGTTTTTGAAACTGTCGAGCTGATCGAAATAGTTGATATTAATGGCCCGAACCAAGTCGCCCCAAAAGGCGCCTGTGGTTATTTGCCAGGCTTCCGGATAGGTCTGCATGGACGTCATCGCAGTCCCGACCATCCATGTCACGGCGATAATGAAGACCGCCAGAATCAAATTCGGGTTGCGGCGAATAAATCCCTGTCGCGCAGCCCCGTGCAGGGGCGGCGGACGGTGAGCATAAGCCTGGCTCAGGCGATCAAGGGCAATCGCCAGCAATGTAATTGCAAACCCGGCCTCCACCCCCTCGCCGATCTTCAGGCGGCGAAGCGCGCTGAGGACATCAAAACCAAGTCCCCCGGCGCCGATCATGGAGGCGATAATGACCATGTTCAACGACATCATGACAACCTGGTTAACACCCACCATCAGGGTTGTCTTAGCCGCCGGAATTTGCACTTTCCACAATAACTGAAGGGGACTGCAGCCGGCCATGGAGCCGAATTCAGTGATTTCCGATGGCACCTGCCGAAGCGCCAGCATGGTGATCCGTACCATTGGCGGCAGTGCATAAATAATCGTCGCGATCATCGCCGAAACGGGGCCAAATCCGAACAGGATAAGAATCGGCACCAGATAAGCGAACACCGGCACCGTCTGCATCAGATCAAGGATTGGCCGGATAATCAGTTCAAGGCGGGGCGAGCGAAAACCTGCAATGCCAAGCAACAATCCACCCATGACCCCGAACGGCACTGCGATAATGATCGACGACAATGTCGCCATGGCGCTATCCCATTGCCCGAAGACGGCGAGATAAAGAAAACAGACTGCGACTAGCAACGCCAGTTTCCAGTCCTTGGCGTAGTATCCCATCATGGTAATGATGAAAATAACGGCCACCCACGACAGCCGCGGAAAAACCAGAACCGCGTCCGAGCCGCGACCCTGCAGGAAACCCGTCGACAGTAAACTTCTGACCAGCCAGTAAGGTTGTTCAATAACCCAGGCGATAGAGCGGGTCAGTTCCTTGAAAGTAAACAGCCCCAGATCAAAGTCGTTGAGTAGCCATTTTGTGAAATCGCTGATCCATACACTCAACGGGATCACCCATTGACGGGGAAACTTGAAGGCCCAGGGCAACGTATCCTTGCCAATCAGGCTAACGACGACGACCAGTGCCAACGCCACAGCCCAGGCCACAATCCACGGATTGCCGCCCAGCGGGCGGTGAACGCTTAGGGCGGCGGGCCCATTCATAACTGCCCTTCTTTTTCGACAAGCACGGCTAACACCGCATCGCGGGTGATTTCACCAACCACCACACCATTGTCATTGACGACGGCCCGTGGACCACCCGCACTGACCATGTCGGCGGCCAGATCATCAATTTTTGTCGCCATCGCTACCTGCCCCGAAACTGCGTCGCCGGAAACCGGAACCATAATGGCGGCCGCCGACAGCACCTTGGCGCGGGGAATGCCGCGGGTGAATTCCGAGACGTATTCAGTTGCCGGATTAAGCACAAGTTCTTCGGGCGTCCCGGTCTGGATAATTTCGCCGCCATTCATAATGGCGATACGATCGGCAAGGCGGATCGCCTCGTCAAAATCATGGGTAATGAAAACGATGGTTTTGTGCAAAACACTTTGCAGGCGCAGAAATTCATCCTGCATTTCACGGCGGATCAACGGATCAAGGGCGGAGAACGGCTCATCAAGGAACCAGATCTCCGGCTCCACCGCGAGGCTGCGAGCAATGCCA
Proteins encoded:
- a CDS encoding ABC transporter permease subunit — encoded protein: MNGPAALSVHRPLGGNPWIVAWAVALALVVVVSLIGKDTLPWAFKFPRQWVIPLSVWISDFTKWLLNDFDLGLFTFKELTRSIAWVIEQPYWLVRSLLSTGFLQGRGSDAVLVFPRLSWVAVIFIITMMGYYAKDWKLALLVAVCFLYLAVFGQWDSAMATLSSIIIAVPFGVMGGLLLGIAGFRSPRLELIIRPILDLMQTVPVFAYLVPILILFGFGPVSAMIATIIYALPPMVRITMLALRQVPSEITEFGSMAGCSPLQLLWKVQIPAAKTTLMVGVNQVVMMSLNMVIIASMIGAGGLGFDVLSALRRLKIGEGVEAGFAITLLAIALDRLSQAYAHRPPPLHGAARQGFIRRNPNLILAVFIIAVTWMVGTAMTSMQTYPEAWQITTGAFWGDLVRAININYFDQLDSFKNFLLLNLMIPFKRFLLGLPWLAVVGLVALAGWQLGGWRLSLLTGLLSLFIAYVGLWPKSMVTVYLCGISVLIACLIGIPIGIAASRNDRLHRIVQAVIDTLQTLPSFVYLMPVVMLFRVGDFAAMLAVIAYALVPAIRYTDHGLRQVPAHLIEAARATGCTRRQILWKVQMPLALPEIMLGVNQTIMMALSMLVITALVGTRDLGQEVYIALTKADTGRGLVAGVCVAFIAIISDRLISAWSNRRKAELGLE